A window of Sphingobacterium sp. SRCM116780 contains these coding sequences:
- a CDS encoding nicotinamide mononucleotide adenylyltransferase, with product MVREIFETKRKALKINLNAEIYGTFAEIGAGQEVARNFFNAGAASGTIAKTMSAYDMTFSDAIYGEEEDGRYVSRTRLTKMLQHEFDLLTTRLHSEKYDNKKFFAFADTVTTLNFTKTNEPHGWIGLRFQHEVDGPVNDIIIHVRLLDSDNQLQQKVLGIIGVNLLFAAYYYADNAQIMIESLVDNLSIGSVEIDLVKVDGPLFKNVNERLINLYLIAKGFAKAAIFRPDGKAAQIKDYLYKKNIILLRTKYRQKSLPNFDLFNLAVDQFKKNTGATAENTVVLIEVLMGNVLEEDHIITASDLEEFAKRAEELCSTGNNIMVSNFRRNNHLAEFINNFKPMNIGIATNVSNLRNIFNSDNYNKEQYTNELLSYISGMFNKNIKLYAYPYLLKKDNKIITTKNMSVSEEARPLFDFLIKNGYIIDIENYDIKHVKTV from the coding sequence ATGGTAAGGGAAATATTTGAAACCAAAAGAAAGGCACTCAAAATAAATCTAAATGCAGAGATTTATGGCACATTTGCAGAGATTGGAGCTGGTCAAGAAGTAGCGCGTAATTTTTTTAACGCGGGCGCTGCATCAGGAACAATTGCAAAAACAATGTCAGCCTATGATATGACATTTAGTGATGCCATCTATGGAGAAGAAGAAGATGGTCGCTATGTAAGCCGTACACGCTTAACGAAGATGCTACAGCATGAATTTGATTTATTGACGACACGCCTACACAGCGAAAAATATGACAATAAAAAATTCTTTGCCTTTGCAGATACCGTTACCACATTAAATTTTACAAAAACAAACGAACCTCATGGTTGGATTGGTTTACGGTTTCAACATGAGGTAGATGGCCCCGTAAACGATATTATTATTCACGTTCGATTACTTGATAGTGACAACCAGTTACAGCAAAAAGTATTGGGTATCATCGGTGTCAACTTACTATTTGCGGCATACTATTATGCCGACAACGCACAGATCATGATCGAGTCGTTGGTTGACAACTTATCTATAGGATCAGTAGAAATTGATTTAGTAAAAGTAGATGGCCCCTTATTTAAAAATGTCAACGAAAGACTAATCAATTTATATCTTATTGCAAAAGGGTTTGCGAAGGCTGCTATTTTTAGACCTGATGGAAAAGCTGCTCAGATTAAAGATTACCTTTATAAAAAGAACATCATTCTTTTAAGAACAAAATACCGTCAGAAATCGCTTCCGAACTTTGATCTATTCAATCTTGCTGTTGATCAATTCAAAAAGAACACAGGAGCAACTGCAGAAAATACCGTCGTATTAATCGAAGTATTGATGGGTAACGTTCTGGAAGAGGATCATATCATTACCGCAAGTGATCTAGAAGAATTTGCGAAACGTGCAGAAGAACTTTGTTCTACAGGAAACAATATTATGGTCAGCAATTTCAGAAGAAACAATCACCTAGCAGAATTTATCAATAATTTCAAACCAATGAATATTGGTATCGCCACAAACGTTTCCAATCTACGCAATATCTTCAACTCAGACAATTACAATAAAGAGCAATATACGAACGAACTTCTTTCCTATATTTCGGGTATGTTTAACAAAAATATTAAATTGTACGCTTATCCATATTTGTTAAAAAAGGACAACAAAATTATTACGACAAAAAACATGTCCGTTTCTGAAGAAGCAAGACCATTATTTGATTTCTTAATAAAAAATGGCTATATCATTGATATCGAAAACTACGATATCAAACACGTTAAAACGGTATAA
- a CDS encoding phospho-sugar mutase, whose protein sequence is MVNLDQEIQAKVNQWLSSEYDEATRTALQQLIDNNETTELTDSFYKDLEFGTGGLRGIMGIGSNRMNKYTIGKATQGLANYLKKQFQNQTIKVAISYDSRNNSQAFGQLVADVFSANGIQVYLFNQLRPTPELSFAIRHFGCQSGVMLTASHNPKEYNGYKAYWNDGCQLTAPHDENVITEVNAIQSVSEILFTSNPNNIIAVGEEIDNIYIQENKKLSIHPEAVQAQKDLKIVFSPIHGTGITIVPKLLEAWGFENVIVVEEQAIPDGNFPTVIYPNPEEEDAMALAKKKGEQVDADLVLATDPDADRVGIAIKNDKGAFQLLNGNQIGSLLVYYVLSSKKEQNKLHNNPYIVKTIVTTNLQADIAKHFHVPYYETLTGFKYIGELMTKLGDSATYLVGGEESYGYLVGSLVRDKDAPNACAFLAEMTAYYKSQGKSLYDVLLSIYQEFGCYQEKLVSLTKKGKAGAEEIKTMMSNLRANLPTSLGNVNVIEVRDYQNSVAIDIASGERKAIDLPISDVLQFITIDGDVISARPSGTEPKIKFYCSVKAPLKDKSAYADLQQELSAKVDRMMADII, encoded by the coding sequence ATGGTTAATCTAGATCAAGAAATACAAGCAAAAGTTAATCAATGGCTTAGCTCAGAGTATGATGAAGCAACTCGTACTGCTTTACAACAATTAATTGACAATAACGAAACAACTGAATTGACCGATTCATTCTATAAAGATTTGGAATTTGGAACAGGTGGTCTACGTGGGATTATGGGCATCGGATCCAATAGGATGAATAAATACACGATCGGGAAAGCGACTCAAGGTTTAGCGAATTATTTAAAAAAACAGTTCCAAAATCAGACAATCAAAGTTGCTATTTCTTACGATAGTCGTAATAATTCGCAAGCTTTTGGCCAATTAGTTGCAGATGTATTCTCCGCAAATGGGATCCAAGTTTATTTATTTAATCAACTGCGTCCTACACCCGAGCTTTCATTCGCTATTCGTCATTTTGGTTGTCAAAGTGGTGTGATGCTAACAGCCTCTCATAATCCAAAGGAATACAATGGTTATAAAGCTTATTGGAATGATGGATGCCAATTAACAGCTCCACATGATGAAAATGTGATTACAGAAGTAAATGCTATTCAAAGCGTATCTGAGATATTATTCACATCGAATCCTAATAATATTATTGCGGTTGGAGAAGAAATTGATAACATCTATATTCAGGAAAATAAAAAACTAAGCATTCATCCCGAAGCTGTTCAAGCGCAAAAGGATCTTAAAATTGTATTCTCTCCTATCCATGGAACAGGAATCACGATTGTTCCTAAGTTATTAGAAGCTTGGGGATTCGAAAACGTCATCGTAGTGGAAGAACAAGCGATTCCAGATGGCAATTTTCCAACGGTCATTTATCCAAATCCGGAAGAGGAAGATGCGATGGCATTGGCGAAAAAGAAAGGTGAACAAGTGGATGCAGACCTTGTATTAGCAACAGATCCAGATGCTGATCGTGTAGGAATAGCGATAAAAAATGATAAAGGAGCGTTTCAGTTATTAAATGGAAACCAAATTGGTAGTTTATTGGTATATTATGTTTTAAGTTCTAAGAAAGAGCAAAACAAACTCCATAACAACCCCTATATTGTCAAAACAATCGTAACTACAAATCTTCAAGCTGATATCGCTAAACATTTTCATGTTCCTTATTACGAAACCTTAACAGGCTTTAAGTACATTGGCGAGTTAATGACAAAATTAGGCGATTCTGCGACCTATCTTGTTGGTGGCGAAGAAAGCTACGGATATTTAGTCGGAAGCCTTGTACGTGACAAAGATGCGCCTAATGCTTGTGCTTTCTTAGCCGAGATGACCGCTTACTATAAATCACAAGGGAAGTCATTGTACGATGTCCTTTTAAGTATCTATCAAGAATTTGGATGCTATCAGGAAAAATTAGTTTCATTAACTAAAAAAGGAAAAGCTGGTGCTGAGGAAATCAAAACCATGATGAGCAATCTTCGGGCTAATCTTCCTACATCATTAGGAAATGTCAATGTTATAGAAGTCCGTGATTACCAGAATTCCGTTGCCATTGACATTGCTTCAGGAGAGAGAAAAGCGATTGATCTACCAATTTCTGATGTGTTACAATTCATTACCATCGATGGAGATGTGATTTCTGCACGCCCATCAGGTACTGAGCCAAAGATTAAGTTCTACTGTTCAGTAAAAGCCCCGTTAAAGGATAAATCAGCTTATGCTGATCTTCAGCAGGAATTGTCTGCTAAGGTAGACCGAATGATGGCTGATATTATTTAA
- the gcvP gene encoding aminomethyl-transferring glycine dehydrogenase, with the protein MSNIHFQEKFEDRHNGPSSVETKEMLGFLGVDSLDQLIEQTVPAQIRAKQALQLPAALSEVAYLKRVKQIAEKNKVFKSYIGQGYFDVILPGVIQRNVFENPGWYTQYTPYQAEIAQGRLQALLNFQTVVCDFTGLEIANASLLDEATAAAEAMFMLFSARKNKDAHVFLVSENAYPQTIDVLRTRAISFGIELRITEISEAQLTDDVFAAFVQYPAADGSIIDYKAFTATAHSKDITVCAAADLMSLALLTPPGEWGADVVVGNSQRFGVPMGFGGPHAAFFATKDAYKRNIPGRIIGVTTDANGNYALRMALQTREQHIRRDKASSNICTAQALLAIMASFYAVYHGPQGIKNIANRIHDLTQLLGQAVEELGYTQLNKNYFDTVRFDLGNEVAGLKSEALNHELNFNYVGSIVSIAIDETTTVEDIETIVKVFAKVKGKNVADVDFESIEASLASAIPADLVRTSAYLTHPIFNSYHSEHEMLRYIKSLEAKDLSLCHSMIPLGSCTMKLNATAEMTPVTWSSFGGLHPFAPADQTSGYMQLIGELNDWLSEITGFAKMSFQPNSGAQGEYAGLMVIRAYHESRGDHNRNICLIPASAHGTNPASASMAGLKVVVVKCDERGNIDVEDLRAKAAEHAANLNSFMVTYPSTHGVFEEPIIEICEIIHANGGQVYMDGANMNAQVGLTSPGRIGADVCHLNLHKTFCIPHGGGGPGMGPIGVAAHLVPFLPNHEVVEVSGAEGITAVSAAPFGSASILIISHAYIAMMGGEGLTNATKTAILNANYIKARLENHYPVLYSGVNGRCAHEMILDCRSYKNVGVEVADIAKRLMDYGFHAPTVSFPVAGTLMVEPTESESKAELDRFCDALIAIRAEVAAVEAGEVDRVENVLKHAPHTAAVVTADEWDKPYSRQTAAYPLAYVKDRKFWPSVGRVNDSQGDRTLICSCPSIEEYAEA; encoded by the coding sequence ATGAGTAACATACATTTTCAAGAGAAATTTGAAGATCGTCACAACGGACCTAGTTCGGTTGAAACGAAAGAAATGTTGGGATTTTTAGGCGTTGATTCGCTAGACCAACTTATTGAGCAAACTGTTCCTGCACAGATTCGTGCTAAACAAGCTTTACAATTGCCTGCTGCTTTAAGCGAAGTCGCTTATCTGAAAAGGGTAAAACAAATCGCAGAAAAAAATAAAGTTTTCAAGTCTTATATTGGACAGGGTTACTTTGATGTGATTTTACCTGGTGTTATTCAAAGAAATGTCTTTGAAAATCCAGGATGGTATACGCAGTATACACCTTATCAAGCGGAGATTGCGCAAGGTCGTTTACAAGCGTTGTTAAATTTCCAAACGGTTGTTTGTGATTTTACAGGTTTAGAAATTGCAAATGCTTCTTTATTGGATGAGGCTACAGCTGCTGCGGAAGCGATGTTCATGTTGTTTTCTGCTCGTAAAAATAAAGATGCTCATGTATTTTTAGTTTCTGAAAATGCTTATCCACAAACGATAGACGTACTAAGAACGCGTGCTATTTCCTTTGGAATCGAATTAAGAATCACAGAAATCTCTGAAGCTCAGTTAACAGATGACGTTTTTGCTGCATTTGTTCAATATCCAGCAGCAGATGGCTCAATTATAGATTATAAAGCTTTTACAGCAACTGCTCATAGTAAAGATATTACTGTATGTGCAGCTGCAGATTTGATGAGCTTAGCGTTATTGACTCCTCCAGGAGAATGGGGTGCTGATGTTGTCGTGGGTAACTCACAACGTTTTGGTGTACCAATGGGTTTCGGTGGTCCTCATGCTGCTTTCTTTGCAACAAAAGATGCTTACAAACGTAATATCCCTGGACGTATTATCGGGGTGACAACAGATGCAAATGGGAACTATGCTTTACGTATGGCTTTGCAAACGCGCGAGCAACACATTCGTCGTGATAAAGCTTCTTCGAACATTTGTACTGCTCAGGCTTTGTTAGCCATCATGGCATCATTTTATGCTGTGTACCATGGTCCTCAAGGAATTAAAAATATTGCCAACCGTATTCATGATTTAACGCAATTATTAGGTCAGGCTGTTGAAGAATTAGGTTATACGCAATTAAATAAAAACTACTTTGACACTGTTCGTTTTGACTTGGGTAATGAGGTTGCTGGTTTAAAATCAGAAGCTTTGAACCATGAGTTGAACTTTAATTATGTGGGTTCAATCGTGAGTATCGCTATCGATGAAACAACAACTGTTGAAGATATTGAAACCATTGTTAAAGTATTTGCTAAGGTTAAAGGAAAAAATGTTGCTGATGTGGATTTCGAATCAATTGAAGCATCATTGGCATCAGCCATTCCTGCTGATTTAGTTCGTACTTCCGCTTATTTAACGCATCCGATTTTCAACAGTTACCATTCAGAGCATGAGATGTTACGTTACATCAAATCTTTGGAAGCAAAGGATTTATCCTTGTGTCATTCTATGATTCCATTGGGATCATGTACAATGAAATTGAATGCAACTGCGGAGATGACTCCAGTTACTTGGTCAAGTTTTGGTGGTTTACATCCTTTTGCACCTGCAGATCAAACTTCGGGTTACATGCAATTGATAGGTGAGTTGAATGACTGGTTATCGGAGATCACTGGTTTTGCTAAAATGAGTTTCCAACCAAATTCTGGTGCTCAAGGTGAGTATGCTGGTTTGATGGTGATTCGTGCATATCATGAAAGCCGCGGAGATCATAACCGTAACATCTGTTTGATCCCTGCTTCTGCACACGGTACTAACCCAGCTTCAGCTTCTATGGCTGGATTGAAAGTTGTGGTTGTAAAATGTGATGAGCGCGGTAACATCGATGTTGAAGATTTGAGAGCGAAAGCAGCAGAGCATGCGGCTAACTTAAATTCATTCATGGTGACTTACCCGTCTACACATGGTGTATTTGAAGAGCCTATCATTGAAATCTGTGAGATTATACACGCTAACGGTGGTCAAGTATATATGGATGGTGCTAATATGAATGCGCAAGTTGGTTTAACTAGCCCAGGTCGTATCGGTGCTGACGTATGTCACTTGAACTTACATAAAACATTCTGTATCCCTCACGGTGGAGGTGGACCTGGTATGGGTCCAATTGGTGTTGCAGCACACTTAGTACCTTTCTTACCTAACCACGAAGTGGTTGAGGTTTCTGGTGCTGAGGGTATCACTGCAGTATCTGCGGCTCCATTTGGTTCTGCATCTATCTTGATTATCTCGCACGCTTATATTGCAATGATGGGTGGAGAAGGATTGACTAATGCTACTAAAACAGCTATTTTGAATGCAAACTATATCAAAGCTCGTTTAGAAAATCACTATCCAGTATTGTATTCTGGTGTGAATGGTCGTTGTGCACACGAGATGATCTTAGATTGTCGTTCATATAAAAATGTAGGTGTGGAAGTGGCAGATATCGCTAAGCGCTTAATGGATTATGGTTTCCATGCACCAACCGTTTCATTTCCTGTAGCGGGTACTTTGATGGTTGAGCCTACGGAATCTGAATCTAAAGCTGAATTAGATCGTTTCTGTGATGCTTTAATCGCTATCCGTGCAGAAGTTGCTGCAGTTGAAGCGGGTGAGGTAGATCGCGTGGAAAATGTTTTGAAACATGCTCCTCATACTGCTGCGGTAGTGACTGCAGATGAGTGGGATAAACCTTATTCTCGTCAAACAGCAGCATATCCTTTGGCATATGTGAAAGATCGTAAATTCTGGCCTTCAGTAGGACGTGTTAACGATTCACAAGGTGATCGAACGTTAATTTGTTCATGCCCTTCTATTGAAGAGTACGCAGAGGCATAA
- a CDS encoding enoyl-CoA hydratase/isomerase family protein produces MQHIQVKTEDRIANVFLDRGKSNAMDTVLLEELKSTIQTLKSDQVIEGVIIHGKEGFFSAGLDLITLYDYNEQEIKDFWELFLNTTQELASFPKPLVSAISGHSPAGGCVIALCCDYRIMAEGEFIIGLNEIPVGLIVPDSIFQLYSFWLGKANAYRFLLEGKLLKPQEALQVGLIDEVVAANAIQTAALRKIKSVTQFNKETWQTCKLNFRKELLEKLAVNQTDTIEKILTQWWKPSTRSILKTIIDNLKNKHNK; encoded by the coding sequence ATGCAACATATACAGGTTAAAACAGAAGACAGGATCGCAAATGTATTTTTGGATCGCGGGAAATCCAATGCGATGGACACTGTCCTATTGGAAGAGTTAAAAAGCACCATACAAACATTAAAATCAGATCAAGTTATTGAAGGGGTCATCATTCATGGTAAAGAAGGCTTCTTTAGTGCTGGATTGGATTTAATTACCCTATATGATTACAATGAACAGGAAATCAAAGATTTTTGGGAGCTATTCTTAAATACGACTCAAGAATTAGCTTCCTTTCCAAAACCACTTGTATCCGCTATTTCTGGCCATAGCCCTGCAGGAGGATGCGTCATTGCACTCTGTTGTGACTATCGTATTATGGCTGAAGGAGAATTTATTATTGGTCTCAACGAGATCCCGGTTGGATTGATTGTTCCCGATAGTATTTTCCAACTATACAGCTTTTGGCTTGGTAAAGCAAATGCTTATCGTTTCTTATTAGAAGGGAAACTGCTAAAACCACAAGAAGCCCTACAAGTTGGTTTAATTGACGAAGTTGTTGCTGCAAATGCCATTCAAACAGCTGCCCTACGTAAAATAAAATCCGTAACCCAGTTTAATAAAGAAACTTGGCAAACTTGTAAATTAAATTTTAGAAAAGAATTATTGGAAAAATTAGCTGTAAATCAAACCGATACGATAGAAAAGATATTAACACAATGGTGGAAACCATCCACACGTAGTATATTAAAAACAATTATTGATAACCTAAAAAACAAACACAACAAGTAG
- a CDS encoding TonB-dependent receptor plug domain-containing protein has translation MSFKSIILSLLFIVPTITFGQTAIDNLVEKLDNYASKNIKEKVHVHTDKDSYSAGESIWMKLYCTLSPDNVLSNRSRIAYIDILSPNNKTIKSIKIPLTAGLGIGDFTIPDSATEGSYRIRAYTQWMRNDSTAYFFDKTIQVYNGRSDNTMTADQIIMVNNKTYYAIDLKTLAGNPLTETSVSYKAILKNGNEKSGREKTDPQGRVLIELKDQQQVDKVNLTFKSIDGRIVHKIFTVPPAKSSNSLQIFPESGTIINQINTKIGFKTLNNKGLGEKATIQVIDNANEEIASLETNVLGMASFPFILDAQKKYTAIATFHDGSQTKTTFPEISTSGLNMTVANLIDDKIFVQVNASPDQINNDEIFLIAQYLGNTFHVAKQKLNKEEILFSIPRKNIPAGVIQISIMNANLQPLLERIIFNYRTDKVLAINTSTDKINYGTRQKVKVSIQTDSHQDSIRVSSLSAAVVNSNKTKKDSVSKTSIFTSLLLCSEINGFIENPQYYFSDPNGLKKSELDDLMLIQGWRKLDWSTFANMPEKPKFNMETGITVSGTIKKLARKAIVPKATVTLLPTTNLLGGVDTLTNNEGKFMFDDLIFADSVKFIITAKTEKEKNRLDIDLDKIPEVSDSIGKNLPEIINNVNTEYLGSIKNTQAYFAQLEKAGLMQKSIQLEEVKITRTTQNKVSSSSSNLNGPGHADQILTAEDLSTCSTLDQCLAGRLVGVIFRDGIPYNTRGNGPMQVVLDGMYIDGDQISSLNIQDIGSIEVLRSANYATIYGSFGGNGLLIITTKTGSGLSSTYTPTGIRTFMPKGFHVNRSFFKPTYETGQTGKLTSDLRTTIHWEPNIITDQSGKSSFEFYTSDEKGPYTLIIEGADFNGRIGRKEIIINVTE, from the coding sequence ATGAGCTTTAAGTCAATTATCCTGAGTTTATTATTTATCGTACCAACTATAACTTTTGGACAAACAGCAATTGACAATTTAGTAGAGAAATTAGATAACTATGCTTCAAAGAATATAAAAGAAAAAGTTCACGTTCATACGGATAAAGACAGCTATTCTGCAGGTGAAAGTATCTGGATGAAACTCTATTGCACGTTATCTCCTGATAATGTATTGAGCAATAGGAGTCGTATTGCTTACATCGACATTCTTTCTCCCAATAATAAGACGATTAAATCTATTAAAATTCCACTAACCGCTGGTTTAGGAATTGGCGATTTTACCATTCCCGATTCTGCAACAGAAGGGTCTTATCGTATTCGTGCCTACACACAATGGATGAGAAATGACAGTACGGCATACTTTTTTGACAAGACAATTCAAGTATACAATGGTCGATCTGATAATACCATGACTGCAGATCAAATCATTATGGTTAATAATAAAACATATTATGCCATTGATCTCAAAACATTAGCAGGAAACCCTTTGACAGAAACTAGTGTGAGCTACAAAGCAATACTAAAAAATGGAAACGAAAAGTCAGGTCGAGAAAAAACAGATCCGCAAGGAAGAGTATTGATTGAATTAAAAGATCAACAACAAGTGGATAAAGTAAATCTAACTTTTAAATCTATAGATGGTCGGATAGTCCATAAAATCTTTACTGTTCCACCTGCTAAATCATCCAATAGTTTGCAAATCTTTCCTGAATCAGGGACAATTATCAATCAAATAAATACAAAAATAGGATTCAAAACACTTAATAATAAAGGTTTAGGAGAAAAGGCAACAATCCAGGTTATAGATAATGCAAATGAAGAAATAGCTTCTTTAGAAACCAATGTATTGGGTATGGCAAGCTTTCCGTTTATATTAGACGCTCAGAAAAAATATACGGCTATTGCTACATTTCATGATGGTTCACAAACGAAGACCACTTTCCCGGAAATAAGTACTTCTGGTTTAAACATGACTGTAGCCAATCTTATTGATGATAAAATATTTGTACAAGTAAACGCGAGTCCAGATCAAATTAATAATGATGAAATTTTTCTAATCGCTCAATACCTAGGAAACACCTTTCATGTTGCGAAACAAAAATTAAATAAAGAAGAAATACTTTTTTCCATTCCTCGAAAAAACATACCTGCGGGTGTCATTCAAATTAGTATTATGAATGCAAACCTACAACCACTATTAGAAAGAATCATCTTCAACTATAGAACAGACAAAGTTTTAGCGATTAATACAAGCACAGATAAAATAAACTATGGAACAAGACAAAAAGTAAAAGTTTCTATTCAAACAGATAGTCACCAAGATTCTATTCGAGTAAGCTCGTTATCGGCAGCTGTTGTCAACAGCAATAAGACAAAAAAAGATAGTGTTTCCAAGACAAGTATATTCACCTCTCTATTGTTATGCTCAGAGATAAATGGATTCATTGAAAATCCGCAATACTATTTCTCAGATCCAAACGGACTCAAAAAATCGGAACTTGATGACCTTATGCTTATTCAGGGTTGGAGAAAACTAGACTGGTCAACTTTTGCCAATATGCCAGAAAAACCAAAATTCAACATGGAAACAGGAATTACAGTATCTGGCACTATAAAAAAACTCGCAAGAAAGGCTATTGTACCCAAAGCAACAGTAACCTTATTACCAACAACAAATCTATTAGGTGGCGTAGATACATTAACCAATAATGAAGGAAAATTCATGTTTGATGATTTAATCTTTGCAGACAGTGTAAAATTTATTATCACAGCCAAAACCGAAAAAGAAAAAAATAGATTAGATATTGACTTAGATAAGATACCAGAAGTTTCAGATTCAATCGGTAAAAACTTACCAGAAATAATCAATAATGTGAACACAGAATATTTAGGAAGTATAAAAAATACCCAAGCCTATTTCGCTCAATTAGAAAAAGCTGGATTAATGCAAAAATCGATACAATTAGAGGAAGTCAAAATAACACGTACTACTCAAAACAAAGTTTCGTCATCTTCCAGTAACTTAAACGGCCCTGGTCATGCTGATCAAATTCTGACAGCAGAAGATTTATCCACGTGCAGTACTTTAGACCAATGTTTAGCAGGGCGATTAGTTGGTGTCATCTTTAGAGATGGTATCCCTTATAATACAAGAGGAAATGGACCTATGCAAGTTGTCCTGGATGGAATGTATATTGATGGGGATCAAATTTCCTCATTAAACATACAAGACATTGGTAGTATTGAAGTATTAAGAAGTGCAAATTACGCCACTATATATGGCTCTTTTGGGGGAAATGGGCTCCTTATTATCACAACAAAAACAGGTTCAGGACTTTCAAGCACCTACACGCCTACAGGAATTCGAACTTTTATGCCAAAAGGATTTCATGTAAATAGATCCTTTTTTAAACCTACTTACGAAACAGGTCAAACAGGGAAATTAACTTCCGATTTAAGAACAACAATACATTGGGAACCCAATATCATCACAGATCAGTCTGGGAAATCTAGTTTTGAGTTTTACACATCAGATGAAAAGGGTCCATATACGCTTATCATAGAAGGTGCTGACTTCAATGGAAGAATTGGCAGAAAAGAAATAATAATTAACGTCACAGAATAA
- a CDS encoding NUDIX hydrolase, producing the protein MNKWKLLTSEYIHKASWATLRRDTCELPNGMINDHYYVLEYPNWVNMVGITEDNKLIVIKQYRHAAGEVILEIPAGTMEEGEEPQYAAEREMLEETGYSFSKIEKIAELYANPATSKNITHTYLMQGGKKIQEQDLDESEEIDVFLVSMEEAKELLLQNKFGQALQASALFYAFHKLKIF; encoded by the coding sequence ATGAATAAGTGGAAACTACTAACATCAGAATATATTCATAAAGCTTCTTGGGCGACTTTAAGACGCGATACCTGCGAACTTCCAAACGGAATGATCAATGATCATTATTATGTCTTAGAATATCCCAATTGGGTAAATATGGTCGGTATTACAGAAGATAATAAACTGATCGTTATCAAGCAATATCGCCACGCTGCGGGGGAGGTTATTCTCGAGATCCCAGCGGGGACTATGGAAGAAGGAGAAGAGCCGCAATATGCTGCTGAAAGAGAGATGTTGGAGGAAACAGGTTATTCTTTCTCAAAAATTGAAAAAATAGCAGAACTATATGCCAACCCTGCTACAAGCAAAAATATTACCCATACCTACTTAATGCAGGGGGGTAAAAAGATACAAGAGCAAGATTTAGATGAAAGTGAAGAGATCGATGTTTTTTTAGTCTCCATGGAAGAAGCGAAAGAATTACTCCTCCAAAATAAATTTGGTCAGGCATTACAGGCTTCAGCCTTATTTTATGCCTTTCACAAATTGAAAATATTTTAA
- a CDS encoding N-acetylmuramoyl-L-alanine amidase, with product MNSRFISSILLMALAFTSCVGGKYATTEKVYKKKAKEFSKEYAATPALNQGIVKLPTSIEKEWIASINYGIRKPNFVVIHHTAQDSLGQTIRTFHSEKAGVSAHYVVSRTGKVVQMVNDYYRAYHAGAGKWGNDTDLNSSSIGIELDNNGTTDPWTDAQINALVELLSYLKTKYSIPQANFIGHMDLAPTRKNDPSRFPWRTLADKGFGYWYDDFLEIPPVDFNPKMALRIIGYDVKNLDAAIKAFKQHYIQKNTNVATLQEADLKILYSIYKKFL from the coding sequence ATGAATAGTAGATTTATATCCAGTATCCTTTTGATGGCGTTAGCGTTTACCTCGTGTGTAGGAGGCAAATATGCAACAACAGAAAAGGTTTATAAGAAAAAAGCGAAAGAATTTTCGAAAGAGTATGCAGCAACTCCTGCCTTAAACCAAGGAATCGTGAAGTTGCCCACGTCAATAGAGAAAGAGTGGATTGCATCGATCAATTATGGTATTCGTAAACCTAATTTTGTAGTTATTCATCATACGGCACAAGATTCGTTGGGTCAGACGATTAGAACATTTCATTCTGAAAAGGCTGGTGTAAGTGCTCATTACGTTGTCAGTCGTACAGGTAAGGTGGTACAGATGGTTAACGATTACTATCGTGCTTATCATGCAGGCGCAGGTAAATGGGGTAATGATACGGACTTGAACTCGTCTTCTATTGGTATCGAACTGGATAATAACGGAACAACAGATCCTTGGACTGATGCTCAAATCAATGCATTGGTGGAGCTGTTGTCTTATTTAAAAACTAAATATAGTATTCCTCAGGCTAATTTTATAGGGCATATGGATTTAGCGCCAACACGTAAGAATGATCCATCTCGTTTTCCGTGGAGGACTTTAGCAGATAAGGGATTTGGTTATTGGTACGATGATTTTTTAGAAATCCCTCCTGTTGATTTTAATCCCAAAATGGCCTTGCGGATTATTGGTTATGACGTTAAAAATTTGGATGCAGCTATAAAGGCTTTTAAACAGCACTATATTCAAAAGAATACGAATGTTGCGACCTTGCAGGAAGCTGATTTGAAAATTCTATATTCGATATACAAAAAGTTCTTATAG